The DNA sequence AACAAGAAAACGAACGAAGACGGCCCACCCACCCGCCACGCCCGAGGGGCCGCGGCCACCCCGACCCTAGCCCACAGGGGGCCGCCGACACGGCGGCACGACGCAACCCGGCCGTCCGCACCCGGCCCCAGCCGGCCACCCGGCGACCACAGACCCATCCCGGTGCGCCCACTTCGACCCGGGCTCGGCAGCGCAAACACGAAGACTCCGGCTACTTGGGTTGGGCGATGAAGAACATCAAGGCTGCGGAAACACCGGAGACCATCGTGGCGAACTGAGCCAATGCAGGCAGCGCGCTCTTCCAGCTGGCCCAGAGGCCGGCCCCCAGCTCGCGCCAGCGATGGTAGTTCACCAGCATCCGCATGTTCTGCCACTTGTGCTCTTGGAGGTGGCAGCCTCGTAGCAGGCCGTAGGCGTTGTTGCGACAGCGTCCTCGCTCACCACGGTTCCACGCCCCGCAGGGGCGGGGGACCTGGAAGAAGAAGTAGAACATGGAGAGAGCAGCCAGTGCCAGGATGACCCCCGTCCCGATCGCGGGATTGAGCCATCCCAGGAGCGCACCCGCGAACGGCAGGTATCCCCAGTACTTCCATGCTGCGCTGCGCCTGTTTCGGGCCATCGGCGTGATCTCCAACCAGTGATCATCGATTACGCACTGTGTTCGGTGCGCAGCCGATACTCATACGCCGCCTCGGCCGATCACAGAGGCGCTGAGGAGAGAAGCCGGTGCTCAACCGGAGACCGTAGTGTCACTCCGCGGGCACTATGCAGTCCGCACCTGCTACTTAGCGCCGACGACGCCGAACGAAGTCGGGGCCCGTCACCCGCTGGCACGACTTGCGATCCCGCCCCAGGCCACTTGTCACGCGCTCAGAAGCCACAGACAGCTTCGAGGAACTTCGGCGCGGTTTCACTGCGCTCTGCGCTCACAGTCCACCTGAAGGGGCTGGCAGCTGTTCGTTTGAATGCGTAGCAACGAGTAGCCCTGTGGAAAAGTGTCCCCTGTGACGTCGACGGAGCGGGCGTGCGCGGGGAGTTGTCGGGTCGGGTTCCCGCCGGTGGCGGCGGCCGGCGAAGGAAGGTAAGGGTGCTGGTCGGGGCGGCGGCGGGCTCCCGACGATCGTGCCCTTATGACCACGGAAAGCGCCTTCCCGTGGCCATAAGGGCACGATCAACACCGGGTGAACCGGCATACCGGGCGTACCGGCGCCGGTCGGCGCCGACGTGCCACCGCCCGCGAACAGGACCGGTGCCCGCCGCCCCGCCGGGCGCGCCACCGGCGCACACCCGGTGCGATGACCGCGGGGCCGACCCCACCGCCACCCTCGCCGCTGCTGGGCGTTCCACTGCTGTTCCACAGACAACCGGCAACAGCCGGTCGCATCCGGGAACAACCGGGAACACGAGAACGCCCCTATGACCGCGACATGCCCGGTCATAGGGGCGTTTCCCATGGGTGGCAGGTCAAGGATTCGAACCTTGGAAGGCAATGCCGGCGGTTTTACAGACCGCTCCCTTTGGCCGCTCGGGCAACCTGCCTGGGGCGGGCGACTCGGTGTCGCGACGCAGGGATGAGACTAGCGGACATGGGGCCCGGATACGAAATCGGTTCTGCGAGCGGGGCCAGTGGCGGGGTGGGCGACGCGCGGGAGCGGGGATGCGGGGCTAAGCTCGGGGGCTGTCGCAGTCCGGAGCCGTGCAGGGATGTGCGGCGGCGGAGGGCGGCGCCGAGGACATCGCGGGCCGCGGACCTCGCGGCCCCTGGAACCGCTTTTCGAAGGTGTGAGCGCACGTGGCCGCTGAATCCAGTTTCGACGTCGTGTCCAAGCTCGACCGGCAGGAGGTCGACAACGCGCTGAACCAGGCCGCCAAGGAGCTCTCGCAGCGCTTCGACTTCAAGGGCACCGGCGCCACCGTCACCTGGTCGGGCGAGCAGGGGGTGGAGATCCGGGCGAACTCCGACGAGCGCGTGAAGGCCGCTCTGGACGTCTTCCGGGAGAAGCTCATCAAACGCGGCGTCTCGCTGAAGGTGCTGGACATCGACGATCAGGAGCCCAAGGCCTCGGGCAAGGAGTACCGGATGCCGATCCCTCTCAAGGAGGGGATCTCCACCGAGGACGGCAAGAAGATCTCCAAGATCATCCGCGACGAGGGCCCCAAGGGCGTGAAGGCGCAGATCCAGGGCGACGAGCTGCGCGTCAGCGCCAAGAAGAAGGACGACCTGCAAGCGGTGCAGACCCTGCTCAAGGAGAAGGACCTGGACATCGCCCTGCAGTTCACGAACTACCGGTAGGGCGCGGACCGTCGGCACAGCGGCAGCGGCTCTTCGGACCCGCGGGCCGCCGCTGTGCCGGCTCGCGCGCTCGGCGCCCGCGGCCCGAGCGCATCTCCCCGGCCGCGCAGTGGAATGCCCACGGCGCGGTGCCCGCGGTGCACCTACGGCGCAGTGCCCGCGTCGAGTCGGACCTCCACCACGGCCTCACCGGCGCCGCCGCTCCGCGGGCCCATCCGCGGGCCCGAGGATTGCGCTCAGTGTGTGCCCCAGCGTTCGGCGAGGCGGCGGAGGCGGCGGATGCGGTCCTGTACCGGGGGGTGGACCGCGAAGAGCTTGTTGATGCCGCGCTGCGGGAACGGGTGGGCGATCATCAGGTGGCCGGTGGCCAGCAGCGGGCGTTCGGCGGGCAGCGGGTGGGTGCGGGTACCGACCTCGATCTTGCGCAAAGCGGCGGCCAACGCGAGCGGGTCGCCGGTCAGCTCGGCGGCGGCGTGGTCGGCGCGGTATTCGCGCGAGCGGCGCACCCCCACCCGGATGACGCCCGCCGCCAGCGGCCCCAGCACGAGGAACAGCAGTGCCCCGAGGACGCTGGGGACGTCCTCGTCCTCGGAGTCGCCCAGCGGCAGCAGCAGCGCCAGCGCCGTCAGCGAGGTGATGACGACGGCGACGGTGCCCGCGACCGAGCACAGCAGCGTGTCGCGGCTGCGCACGTGGGCGAGTTCGTGGGCGATGACCCCGCGCAGTTCGCGTTCGTCGAGCATGCGCAGCAGACCGGTGGTGCAGCACACGGTGGCGCGGCGCGGGCCGCGGCCGGTCGCGAAGGCGTTGGGCGCCGGCGTGGGCGAGAGGTAGAGCCGCGGCATCGGCTGGCGTGCCCGGGTGGCAAGCTCCCGAACGATGCGGTAGAGGTCGGGCTGCTCGATCTCGCCGACCGGGCGCGCCCGCATCGCCCGCAGCGCCATGGTGTCGCCGAAGAAGTAGACGACGGCGTTCAGCGCGACGACGGCGACGATGCCCACCTGCAGCCCCTGAGCCCCCGCGACAGCCCAGCTCACCGCGACGACCAGGGCCGAAAGCCCGGCGAGCAGGGCCGCTGCTCGGATCGTGTTGAGCTGCACGGCTCACGGCCTCCCTAGGTCTCGGGCCCCCTCCAGGCCACTTCTGGGTAGCAAACGTGCGAGTCGCGGCGAAGCGTTCCCGTTTCGGCAGGCAAACCCTTGATCGGGCCGCGGCCGCGGCCCGTTTCGGTCGGTACCCCGCCCCCACGCCGAACCGCCGCTACGCCGAGCGAACCGCCGCTACACCGAGCAGGGGCGATTCCGTCCGGAACGGCCCTCGGTCCTGCGAAGGGTCCTGTGAAATGCCCCACTCGGTTCCGTGGCAGCGGATGCGACCGCCTATCATGCAAGGGTGGCCGCTTTTGCTTCGACGACCGCCGAGCCGGGAGCTCCGCTCACCGGTCGGCGGCACGTGGACCTCGTGCGCATAGCACGCGAGCCTTGTTGTCCTTGACCGAAGTCACTTCGCACCGGCCATCGCCGAGCGAACGTTCCGTCGGCGCATCCGACGGGGCCGCTCGGATTTTCGCCCCACGGCCGGCAGGCGTGCCCCGCGTACGCCGGCCGGAGCCGCGGTACGGGCGCGAGCCGGTGCCCAGGCCAGGTCCCCGTTCGAATACCCATGTCCGGCCACCCTCCGGCCCCGCCGGTCCACAACGTGGTGGTGAGGACTCTGCCAACCTGAGCCGCCGGCCCCATACGGCGGTTCGACGAGGAGGTCGGCGATCCCCGTGACCAAGCAGGTCCAGCAGATCGATCGCGTCATCATCCGCTTCGCAGGCGACTCCGGCGACGGCATGCAGCTGACCGGAGACCGGTTCACCCAGGAGACAGCGTCCTTCGGCAACGACCTGTCGACCCTGCCGAACTTCCCCGCGGAGATCCGCGCCCCGGCCGGCACACTGCCGGGCGTCTCCAGCTTCCAGCTCCACTTCGCGGACCACGACATCATGACGCCGGGCGACGCGCCCAACGTGCTGGTGGCCATGAACCCGGCCGCCCTCAAGGCCAACGTCGAGGACGTGCCGCGCGGCGCCACGGTGATCGTCAACACCGACGAGTTCACCAAGCGCAGCCTGGCCAAGGTGGGCTACGAAAGCGATCCGCTCTCCGACGGCTCACTGTCGGAGTACAAGGTCAGCCAGGTGCCGCTGACCTCGATGACGGTCAAGGCCCTCGAAGAGTTCGACATCTCGAAGAAGGACGCCCAACGCGCGAAGAACATGTTCGCGTTGGGTCTGCTGTCGTGGATGTACAACCGGCCCACCGAGGGCACGCTCGGGTTCCTGAAGTCGAAGTTCGCCGGCAAGCCCGAGATCCTCGCGGCGAACGTGGCGGCGTTCCAGGCCGGATGGAACTTCGGCGAGACCACCGAGGACTTCGCGGTCTCCTACGAGATCAAGCCCGCACAGCTGCCCGTCGGCACCTACCGCAACATCACCGGCAACCTCGCGATCTCCTACGGCCTGGTCGCCGGATCGCAGCTGTCGGGTCTGCCGCTGTTCCTGGGCTCCTACCCGATCACCCCGGCCTCCGACATCCTGCACGAGCTGTCCCGGCACAAGCACATGGGCGTGCGCACGTTCCAGGCGGAGGACGAGATCGCCGGCGTCGGCGCCGCGCTGGGCGCCGCGTTCGGCGGTTCGCTGGGGGTCACGACCACGTCGGGGCCGGGCATGGTCCTCAAGGCGGAATCGCTGGGCCTGGCGGTGATGACCGAGCTGCCGCTGCTGGTCATCGATGTGCAGCGGGCCGGCCCCAGCACCGGCATGCCCACCAAGACCGAGCAGGCCGACCTGCTCATGGCGATGTTCGGGCGCAACGGCGAGTCCCCGGCCCCGGTGCTGGCTCCGCGGTCGCCCTCGGACTGCTTCGACATCGCGATCGAGGCCACCCGCATCGCCACCAAGTACCGCACGCCGGTGATCGTGCTCTCCGACGGCTACCTGGCCAACGGCTCCGAGCCCTGGCGCATCCCCGAGGTCGCCACCCTGCCCGACCTCTCGGTGGACTTCGCCGAGGAGGCCAACGGCGCCGACGGCTCGTTCCAGCCCTACCTGCGCGACTCCGAGACGCTCGCCCGCCCGTGGGCGGTCCCGGGCACGCCGGGGCTGGAGCACCGCATCGGCGGCATCGAGAAGAGCGACGGCACCGGCAACATCTCCTACAGCCCGTCCAACCACGATCTGATGGTGCGCTCGCGCCAGGCGAAGATCGACGGCATCGCCCGCGACATCCCGGAACTGGAGGTCGACGACCCCACCGGCGACGCCGAGGTCCTCGTCCTCGGCTGGGGCGGAACCTACGGGTCGATCGGAGCGGGCGTGCGCCGGGTGCGGCGGGCCGGGGGCAAAGTGGCCCAGGCCCATCTGCGCCACCTCAACCCCTTCCCGGAGAACCTGGGCGCGGTGCTGCGGTCCTACGACCGCGTGCTCGTCCCCGAGATCAACCTCGGCCAGCTGGCGATGCTGCTGCGCAGCCGGTTCCTGGTCGACATCGTGAGTTACACCAAGGTCAGCGGCCTGCCGTTCAAGGCGGAAGAGCTGGCCGGCGTGGTGCAGGAGGTCATCGACCGTGTCTGAGAGCAACGGCAACGGCAACGGCGCGGGTGAGGGCTTCAACGGCCTTCGGCTGGTCCCGCGCACCGACACCGAGTACAAGATGAAGGACTTCAAGTCCGACCAGGACGTGCGCTGGTGCCCGGGCTGCGGCGACTACGCGATCCTGGCCGCCTTCCAGGGGTTCCTGCCCGAGCTGGGCGTGCCCCGGGAGAACATCGTGATCGTCTCGGGCATCGGGTGCTCCTCGCGGTTCCCCTACTACCTGAGCACCTACGGCATGCACTCGATCCACGGGCGTGCTCCGGCCATCGCCACCGGACTGGCGGCCAGCCGGCCCGACCTGTCGGTGTGGGTGATCACCGGTGACGGCGACGGCCTGTCCATCGGCGGCAACCACCTCATCCACGCGCTGCGGCGCAACGTCAACATCAACGTGCTGCTGTTCAACAACCGCATCTACGGGCTGACCAAGGGCCAGTACTCGCCGACCTCGGAGGCGGGCAAGGTCACCAAGTCCTCGCCGATGGGGTCGCTGGACAACCCGTTCAACCCGGTTTCGCTGGCGCTGGGCGCGGAGGCCGGCTTCGTCGCGCGCACCGTCGACTCCGACCGCAAGCATGTCACCAGCGTGCTGCGCGCGGCAGCCGACCACGAGGGCGCGTCGTTCGTGGAGATCTACCAGAACTGCCCGATCTTCAACGACGACGCGTTCGAGCCGCTGAAGGACCCGGGCGAGCGCGACATGCGGCTGCTGCGCATGGAGCACGGCGAGCCGCTGCGCATCGGCTCCGACCGCGGCGTCGTCATGGGCGACTACGGCGAGCTGTCCGTGGCCGACACCGCCGAGGTGGGCGAGGACGCGCTGGTCCGCCACGACGCCCACCGGGAGGACCCCGGCTATGCGTTCGCGCTGTCCCGCATGGACTACCCGGCGTTCGAGCACGTGCCGATCGGTGTCTTCCGCGATGTCGACCACCCCACCTACGACGGGCGGATGACCGAGCAGCTCGCCGCGGCCGAGACCGCCCGCGGCGGCGAGGCCGAGCTGGCCGCGCTGCTCTCCAGCGGCGACACCTGGACGGTGGGCTGAGTCGGCGCCGCGTCCTTCCGCGGCGGCGGGCGGCTGCGCAGAGCGCGGCCGCCCGCCGCCGCTTCCGGGGGCTTCGCGCGCGGTTCGTACGCCGCGGTTCGGGCACCGCGGTTCGGGCACCGCGGTTCGGGCACCCGGCACCGGGGCGGCGGCCGCGCGGCGCGGTCGGAGGGGGTCCCCGGCGCCGACCGGGGCGGCGCTGTCCACAGGCCGGGCGCGCGTCTGGCCTAGCGGCACCCCGGCGCCCTACGTTGGTGAGTGCGCCACGCCACAGCAGCGGCGGCAGGCGTACCCCGATACGGCGGTGGGAGGCGGTATGGGAGCCGACGAGTCGGCACTGGCCAGGGCGAGCACGGTCGACGGCGTGCTGCGGCGCACTGCCGCGCGGTCGCCGGACCGCGTAGCGCTGCGGTTCGGCGACCGGGAGTGGACGTTCGCCGAGCTGGACCGGGGCGCCACGCGGGTGGCGGCGTGGCTGCTGGGCCTCGGGCTCACCCGCATGGACCGCGTCGCCGCCTACGGGCACAACTCCGACGCCTACCTGCTGGCCTTTCTTGGCTGCGCCCGCGCCGGTCTGGTGCATGTTCCCGTGAACCAGAACCTGGGCGGCGCCGAACTCAGCTACCTGCTGGCCCAGTCGGGCAGCATCGTGGTACTCGCCGATCCCAAGCTGGCCGGGCGGATCGAGGAGGTCCGGGCGCAGATCCCCGCCCGCGACGTGCTGGCGCTGCGCGGCTCCGAGGAGTCGGCGCTGGAGGTCGCGCGCGATCCCGACTCGCCCGAGGACCTGTTCACCGACGTCGCCGACACCGATGTGGTGCAGCTCCTCTACACCTCGGGCACCACCTCGGCACCCAAGGGCGCGATGATGACCCACCGCGCGCTGGTGCACGAGTACGTGAGCTGCCTGCACGCCCTCGACGTCGGCGAGGGCGACCGCATGCTGCACGCGCTGCCGCTGTACCACTCCGCGCAGATGCACGTGTTCCTGATGCCCGCGCTGGCGGCAGGGGCCTATAGCGAGATCGTCGAGACCCCCGAGCCCGCCGACCTGCTGCGCCGTATCGAGGAGAACGGCATCACGTCGTTCTTCGCGGCGCCGACGGTCTGGGCGGCGTTGTCGAACCACGCCGACTTCGCCGTACGCGACCTCTCGGGGTTGGCGAAGGCCTACTACGGCGCCGCGATCATGCCGGTGCCGGTGCTGGAGCGCATCCGCGCCCGGCATCCCGGAATCGGCTTCTACAACTGCTTCGGGCAGAGCGAGATCGGACCGCTCGCCACGGTGCTGCGCCCCGAGGAGCACGTCGCGGGCCGCATGGACTCCTGCGGGCGCCCGGTGCTCTTCGTGGAGGCGCGCCTGGTCGACGAGGAGGGCGCCGACGTCGCCCCGGGCGAGCGCGGCGAGGTCGTCTACCGTTCTCCGCAGCTGTGCGAGGGCTACTGGGACAAGCCCGAGGAGACCAAGGAGGCTTTCCGCGACGGCTGGTTCCGCTCGGGCGACATCGCCCGGCGCGACTCCGAGGGCTATTTCACGATCGTGGACCGGGTGAAAGACGTCATCAACACCGGCGGTGTGCTGGTGGCCCCCCGCGAGGTCGAGGACGTGCTCTACCGGCACTCGTCGATCGCGGAGGTCGCGGTGATCTCGGTGCCCGATCCCGCCTGGGGCGAGGCCGTCACTGCGGTGGCGGTACTGAAGGGACCGGCGACCGAGGACGAGCTGATCGGGTTCGTCCGCGAGCGGCTGGCCGGCTTCAAGACGCCCAAACGGGTGCACATGGTGGAGGAGCTGCCGCGCAACGCCAGCGGCAAGCTGCTCAAACGAGTGCTGCGAGAGCACTTCAGCAGAGGGTGAGGGGCGCCTGCGCCCGGCTCGGAGCAAGCCGTGCGGCCTGTGCGCGGGGCACTCAGACGCCGCTTCCGCGCCGCGCGCTCCGCACGCGCGACA is a window from the Streptomonospora litoralis genome containing:
- a CDS encoding YajQ family cyclic di-GMP-binding protein — translated: MAAESSFDVVSKLDRQEVDNALNQAAKELSQRFDFKGTGATVTWSGEQGVEIRANSDERVKAALDVFREKLIKRGVSLKVLDIDDQEPKASGKEYRMPIPLKEGISTEDGKKISKIIRDEGPKGVKAQIQGDELRVSAKKKDDLQAVQTLLKEKDLDIALQFTNYR
- a CDS encoding M48 family metalloprotease; the protein is MQLNTIRAAALLAGLSALVVAVSWAVAGAQGLQVGIVAVVALNAVVYFFGDTMALRAMRARPVGEIEQPDLYRIVRELATRARQPMPRLYLSPTPAPNAFATGRGPRRATVCCTTGLLRMLDERELRGVIAHELAHVRSRDTLLCSVAGTVAVVITSLTALALLLPLGDSEDEDVPSVLGALLFLVLGPLAAGVIRVGVRRSREYRADHAAAELTGDPLALAAALRKIEVGTRTHPLPAERPLLATGHLMIAHPFPQRGINKLFAVHPPVQDRIRRLRRLAERWGTH
- a CDS encoding 2-oxoacid:acceptor oxidoreductase subunit alpha translates to MTKQVQQIDRVIIRFAGDSGDGMQLTGDRFTQETASFGNDLSTLPNFPAEIRAPAGTLPGVSSFQLHFADHDIMTPGDAPNVLVAMNPAALKANVEDVPRGATVIVNTDEFTKRSLAKVGYESDPLSDGSLSEYKVSQVPLTSMTVKALEEFDISKKDAQRAKNMFALGLLSWMYNRPTEGTLGFLKSKFAGKPEILAANVAAFQAGWNFGETTEDFAVSYEIKPAQLPVGTYRNITGNLAISYGLVAGSQLSGLPLFLGSYPITPASDILHELSRHKHMGVRTFQAEDEIAGVGAALGAAFGGSLGVTTTSGPGMVLKAESLGLAVMTELPLLVIDVQRAGPSTGMPTKTEQADLLMAMFGRNGESPAPVLAPRSPSDCFDIAIEATRIATKYRTPVIVLSDGYLANGSEPWRIPEVATLPDLSVDFAEEANGADGSFQPYLRDSETLARPWAVPGTPGLEHRIGGIEKSDGTGNISYSPSNHDLMVRSRQAKIDGIARDIPELEVDDPTGDAEVLVLGWGGTYGSIGAGVRRVRRAGGKVAQAHLRHLNPFPENLGAVLRSYDRVLVPEINLGQLAMLLRSRFLVDIVSYTKVSGLPFKAEELAGVVQEVIDRV
- a CDS encoding 2-oxoacid:ferredoxin oxidoreductase subunit beta, which encodes MKDFKSDQDVRWCPGCGDYAILAAFQGFLPELGVPRENIVIVSGIGCSSRFPYYLSTYGMHSIHGRAPAIATGLAASRPDLSVWVITGDGDGLSIGGNHLIHALRRNVNINVLLFNNRIYGLTKGQYSPTSEAGKVTKSSPMGSLDNPFNPVSLALGAEAGFVARTVDSDRKHVTSVLRAAADHEGASFVEIYQNCPIFNDDAFEPLKDPGERDMRLLRMEHGEPLRIGSDRGVVMGDYGELSVADTAEVGEDALVRHDAHREDPGYAFALSRMDYPAFEHVPIGVFRDVDHPTYDGRMTEQLAAAETARGGEAELAALLSSGDTWTVG
- a CDS encoding fatty acyl-CoA synthetase, whose product is MGADESALARASTVDGVLRRTAARSPDRVALRFGDREWTFAELDRGATRVAAWLLGLGLTRMDRVAAYGHNSDAYLLAFLGCARAGLVHVPVNQNLGGAELSYLLAQSGSIVVLADPKLAGRIEEVRAQIPARDVLALRGSEESALEVARDPDSPEDLFTDVADTDVVQLLYTSGTTSAPKGAMMTHRALVHEYVSCLHALDVGEGDRMLHALPLYHSAQMHVFLMPALAAGAYSEIVETPEPADLLRRIEENGITSFFAAPTVWAALSNHADFAVRDLSGLAKAYYGAAIMPVPVLERIRARHPGIGFYNCFGQSEIGPLATVLRPEEHVAGRMDSCGRPVLFVEARLVDEEGADVAPGERGEVVYRSPQLCEGYWDKPEETKEAFRDGWFRSGDIARRDSEGYFTIVDRVKDVINTGGVLVAPREVEDVLYRHSSIAEVAVISVPDPAWGEAVTAVAVLKGPATEDELIGFVRERLAGFKTPKRVHMVEELPRNASGKLLKRVLREHFSRG